The following coding sequences lie in one Cyanobacterium sp. Dongsha4 genomic window:
- the purF gene encoding amidophosphoribosyltransferase, with product MKDNQHNSSVNEHSFLQVDKPEEACGVFGVYAPEETVAKLAYFGLYALQHRGQESAGIATFDNGSCYSYKDMGLVSQVFNESILSNLQGQIAVGHTRYSTTGSSLKVNAQPAVVDTRLGKLALAHNGNLVNTLELRQELDRRNGQYVSTTDSEMIAIMIGKEVDTGKDWIEAAISSFKWCQGAYSLVIGTPDGIIGARDPHGVRPLVIGTISQENNINRYVLASETCALDIIGAEYIRDVEPGELVWIDDNGLTSKKWTEASNPKLCVFEMIYFARPDSIMGHDSLYAYRLRLGEQLAKESLTDADIVMGVPDSGIPAAIGYSRHSGITYQEGLIKNRYVGRTFIQPTQHMREHGIRMKLNPLKDVLEGKRVIIIDDSIVRGTTSRKIVRALRDAGAIEVHMKISSPPVTHPCFYGIDTDSQDHLIAATKSVEEIARQIEVDSLTYLSEEGMLKVTSQNPQSFCTACFNGNYPIEIPENIKRSKLMLETV from the coding sequence ATGAAGGATAATCAACATAATTCATCAGTAAACGAGCATTCTTTTTTACAGGTCGATAAACCAGAAGAAGCCTGTGGGGTTTTTGGGGTTTACGCACCAGAAGAAACTGTTGCCAAATTAGCTTACTTTGGTTTATATGCCCTCCAACATCGGGGACAGGAATCAGCAGGAATTGCTACTTTTGATAATGGTTCTTGTTATTCTTACAAGGATATGGGCTTGGTTTCCCAAGTATTTAATGAGTCTATTTTATCAAATTTACAAGGTCAGATTGCTGTTGGTCATACCCGTTACTCTACCACTGGATCAAGTTTGAAAGTCAATGCACAACCTGCTGTTGTTGATACCCGTTTAGGAAAGTTAGCCCTCGCCCATAATGGTAACTTAGTTAATACTTTAGAATTGAGACAAGAACTCGATCGCCGCAATGGTCAATACGTTTCTACTACTGATTCAGAAATGATTGCGATTATGATTGGGAAGGAAGTGGACACGGGTAAAGATTGGATTGAGGCGGCTATTAGTTCTTTTAAGTGGTGTCAGGGTGCTTACAGTTTAGTGATTGGTACGCCTGATGGTATAATTGGTGCAAGAGATCCTCATGGTGTTCGTCCTTTAGTCATTGGCACTATCAGTCAAGAAAATAATATTAATCGCTACGTTTTGGCTTCTGAAACCTGTGCTTTAGATATTATTGGCGCTGAATATATTCGAGATGTTGAACCAGGTGAATTAGTCTGGATTGATGATAATGGTTTGACCTCTAAAAAGTGGACTGAGGCTTCCAATCCTAAGCTATGCGTATTTGAAATGATTTATTTTGCCCGTCCTGATAGTATTATGGGTCATGATAGTTTATATGCTTATCGTCTCAGATTAGGAGAACAGTTAGCAAAAGAATCTTTGACGGATGCAGATATTGTTATGGGTGTGCCTGATTCTGGTATTCCTGCGGCCATTGGTTATTCTCGTCATTCAGGCATTACTTATCAAGAAGGCTTAATTAAAAATCGTTATGTGGGAAGAACTTTTATTCAACCTACCCAACATATGCGTGAACACGGTATCCGTATGAAATTAAATCCTCTTAAGGATGTTTTAGAAGGAAAACGAGTTATTATTATTGATGATTCTATTGTGAGGGGTACAACTAGCCGTAAAATTGTTCGTGCCTTAAGAGATGCAGGTGCGATCGAAGTTCACATGAAAATCTCATCTCCTCCTGTTACTCATCCTTGTTTCTATGGTATAGACACAGATAGTCAAGATCATCTCATTGCCGCTACAAAGAGCGTTGAAGAAATTGCCCGTCAAATAGAGGTAGATTCTTTAACTTATCTCTCAGAGGAAGGAATGTTAAAAGTTACCTCTCAAAATCCTCAGAGTTTCTGTACTGCTTGTTTTAATGGCAATTATCCCATTGAGATACCAGAGAATATTAAACGTTCTAAGTTAATGTTAGAAACTGTTTAA
- a CDS encoding IS982 family transposase, producing MFNLDYLFCHVDDFCQQFEPQWQQKLISHGAVQRVRTKSLCLSEIMTILIAFHQNHYRNFKHFYLNHVQQYWTSAFPKLPSYQRFVQWIPSTIIPLCVYLKHCFGNCTGISFIDSTKIQVCHNRRIRQHKVFKNLAQRGKTSVDWFFGFKLHLVVNELGEIVNMSLTPGNVDDRKPVVDLLKELWGKVFGDRGYVSQKLATKLLKDFGIEFFAKPRRNMKNKLMRLHDKLLSRKRAIVETINDQLKNISQIEHSRHRSPINFCVNILCGLIAYCHQPKKPHLSLEWILPQSA from the coding sequence ATGTTTAATTTAGATTATTTATTTTGTCATGTCGATGATTTCTGCCAACAATTTGAGCCTCAATGGCAACAAAAACTTATCTCTCATGGTGCTGTCCAACGTGTTCGTACTAAAAGTCTCTGTTTAAGTGAAATTATGACTATTCTCATTGCTTTTCACCAAAATCATTACCGTAATTTCAAACATTTTTATCTTAATCACGTTCAACAATATTGGACTTCTGCTTTTCCCAAACTTCCCAGTTATCAACGTTTTGTCCAATGGATTCCATCAACGATTATTCCCTTGTGTGTTTACCTCAAGCACTGTTTTGGTAACTGTACCGGAATTAGTTTTATTGATTCTACTAAGATCCAAGTTTGTCATAATCGCCGTATTCGCCAACATAAAGTATTTAAAAATTTAGCTCAAAGAGGCAAAACCTCTGTGGATTGGTTTTTTGGTTTTAAACTCCATCTGGTAGTCAATGAACTGGGGGAAATTGTGAATATGAGTTTAACCCCAGGTAATGTCGATGACCGTAAACCTGTAGTCGATCTTTTAAAAGAGCTTTGGGGAAAAGTTTTTGGTGATAGAGGTTATGTCTCACAAAAATTAGCCACAAAGCTACTGAAAGATTTTGGTATTGAGTTTTTTGCTAAACCCAGACGCAATATGAAGAACAAATTAATGAGACTTCATGACAAACTTTTATCTCGGAAACGAGCGATTGTCGAAACAATCAATGATCAGCTCAAAAACATATCACAAATAGAACATTCTCGTCATCGTTCACCAATAAATTTCTGTGTCAATATATTATGTGGGTTAATCGCATATTGTCATCAACCAAAAAAGCCCCACCTTTCCTTAGAATGGATTTTACCTCAATCTGCTTAA
- a CDS encoding MerR family transcriptional regulator, with the protein MKQELFFSSKDISKITGCSLRQLQYWRDKEIIVPLIMATGTGKTIYYSFVELVEVSVMVYMLSVGLNLEMVQKIINDLREKEPSFTDADFKKRFMVIAHDGTVELLPYQREDAIALLEEGKAIVPLWIDEIHQTLKGSDTIKQIKEKN; encoded by the coding sequence ATGAAACAGGAACTATTTTTTAGTAGCAAAGATATATCAAAGATTACGGGTTGTTCTCTCCGACAATTGCAGTATTGGAGGGATAAGGAGATTATTGTGCCTTTGATTATGGCGACGGGTACGGGAAAGACGATCTACTATTCTTTTGTGGAGTTGGTAGAGGTGTCGGTAATGGTATATATGCTGTCTGTTGGTTTGAATTTAGAGATGGTACAAAAAATCATCAATGATTTGAGGGAAAAAGAACCATCATTTACCGATGCGGACTTTAAGAAGCGTTTTATGGTAATTGCTCATGATGGTACTGTTGAGTTATTGCCTTATCAACGGGAAGATGCGATCGCACTTCTGGAAGAGGGGAAGGCGATCGTGCCTTTGTGGATTGATGAAATTCATCAAACTTTAAAGGGCAGTGATACTATTAAGCAAATAAAGGAGAAAAATTAA
- a CDS encoding restriction endonuclease subunit M yields the protein MSNEDILLIPSGKLRCVVSGKLRKDTPEENVRQRIARSLLDNYAYDKADMEIEFTINQGSKKPRVDVAIFPPNTEHKQENIKIIVECKREEIKPTDKDNGVEQLKSYISACLNAKYGMWVGSELQVWEKITDKNQYKLETATDIPRFGLEAPQPLTFAELVPAQDELIDVFKRCHNYIYGNQGFQKEQAFQELLKIIFCKVYDEDTAIDTMRFFIGNQERRSEIGQRQLKQTIEKIFEEVKTRYPYIFDKEESIRLENRVLAYLVGEMQRFSFLLTEADVKGTAYEQLVGSNLRGDRGEFFTPRNVCEMASKMALLTYPRKQWLKLKIIDPTCGTGGFLVATMNVLREVIREQQIKKWRKNENKAEEETIRILKETANANLLGIDFNPILVRAAQMNLVMHGDGSTNIFHANSLLPPGEWSSTPPNDVANYVKPNSFDVIVTNPPFGSNIAVDDSHILAQFEIARLSTTGNQASGLPPEQLFIERCLYLLKPSGRLAIVLPDSILSNPGLANLRRWILKKARIIASVDLPAVTFEPYTGTQTSVLLLQKKTEAEMQLEDKSGQPLDYEIFMTMPEAVGHDRRGNVHYLRTPQGELIEYEEEYSVSRRTADGEQVVEHRRQRKRLVHDDLPEVVKYFEQWLQENNRMEWLND from the coding sequence ATGAGTAATGAAGATATATTACTAATACCATCAGGAAAGTTGAGATGTGTTGTTTCTGGCAAACTTCGCAAAGATACTCCTGAAGAAAATGTTAGACAAAGAATAGCTCGTAGTTTGTTGGATAATTATGCTTATGATAAAGCTGATATGGAAATTGAATTTACCATTAATCAAGGCTCTAAAAAACCCAGAGTAGATGTTGCTATTTTTCCTCCTAATACAGAACATAAACAGGAAAATATTAAAATAATTGTTGAATGTAAAAGAGAAGAAATTAAGCCAACTGATAAAGATAATGGTGTTGAACAACTAAAATCTTATATTTCTGCTTGTTTAAATGCTAAATATGGGATGTGGGTTGGCTCAGAATTACAAGTCTGGGAAAAAATTACTGATAAAAACCAATATAAGTTGGAAACTGCGACAGATATTCCTCGTTTTGGTTTAGAAGCACCTCAACCTTTAACTTTTGCCGAACTTGTCCCCGCTCAAGACGAATTAATTGATGTTTTTAAACGTTGTCATAATTACATTTATGGTAATCAAGGTTTTCAAAAAGAACAAGCATTTCAAGAGTTGTTAAAAATAATTTTTTGCAAAGTTTATGATGAAGATACAGCTATTGATACCATGAGATTTTTCATTGGTAATCAGGAAAGAAGATCGGAAATTGGTCAACGTCAATTAAAGCAGACTATAGAGAAGATTTTTGAAGAAGTAAAAACTCGTTATCCTTATATTTTTGATAAAGAAGAATCTATCCGTTTAGAAAATCGAGTATTGGCTTATTTAGTTGGTGAAATGCAAAGATTTTCTTTTTTATTAACGGAAGCAGATGTTAAAGGAACAGCTTATGAACAGCTAGTGGGTTCTAATTTACGGGGTGATCGAGGTGAATTTTTTACGCCTCGTAACGTTTGTGAAATGGCATCGAAAATGGCTTTATTGACATATCCACGAAAACAATGGCTTAAATTAAAAATAATCGATCCCACTTGCGGTACAGGTGGTTTTTTAGTCGCAACAATGAATGTTTTAAGAGAAGTTATTAGGGAGCAACAAATCAAAAAATGGCGTAAAAATGAAAATAAAGCTGAAGAAGAAACGATCAGAATTTTAAAAGAAACAGCTAATGCTAATTTACTAGGTATAGATTTTAATCCTATTTTAGTTAGAGCCGCTCAAATGAATTTAGTTATGCACGGCGATGGTTCAACTAATATTTTTCATGCAAATTCTTTGTTACCACCAGGGGAATGGTCATCAACACCTCCTAATGATGTAGCTAATTATGTTAAACCCAATAGTTTTGATGTTATTGTTACTAATCCTCCCTTTGGTTCTAATATTGCCGTCGATGATTCTCATATTTTGGCTCAATTTGAAATCGCTCGTTTATCGACAACAGGAAATCAAGCTAGTGGTTTACCCCCAGAGCAACTTTTTATTGAACGATGTTTATATTTACTTAAACCCAGTGGAAGATTAGCTATTGTTTTACCTGATAGCATTTTGTCTAATCCAGGATTGGCTAATTTACGGCGTTGGATTTTGAAAAAAGCTCGTATTATTGCCAGTGTTGATTTACCTGCGGTAACTTTTGAACCTTATACAGGTACTCAAACAAGTGTGTTGTTGCTTCAGAAAAAAACAGAAGCGGAAATGCAATTAGAAGACAAGTCAGGGCAACCATTAGATTATGAAATTTTTATGACTATGCCTGAAGCAGTGGGACACGATCGCCGAGGAAATGTTCATTATCTACGAACTCCTCAAGGTGAATTAATTGAATATGAGGAAGAATACTCGGTATCTCGACGTACAGCAGATGGAGAGCAAGTCGTAGAACATCGCCGACAAAGAAAAAGGCTTGTTCATGATGACTTACCTGAAGTTGTCAAATATTTCGAGCAATGGTTACAAGAAAATAATCGTATGGAGTGGTTAAATGACTAA
- a CDS encoding restriction endonuclease subunit S yields the protein MTKLKQQSLENSVPTTRHELWEKLLAQDYIAPPLITSVSANWLYEGDYRLDGCFYGSNAQTAKRIVTESIYPVETLGDITQDIFFPGRYKRIYARDKQAGYPFLSASEALQFRPTSDRYLAKDHLPSNSEKHFIEKDWILMTRSGTVGRGVISTKRLAKYFISDDLIRIIPKKFPLVGYLYAFLSSWIGQALVTKDQYGSAIKHLESHHIASVPVPILPESEQELIHNEILHVYQLREKANQLLDEANELLHQELGLPYFDESLVPYLPQPPYHPSHRPKMLPVKSFTTKLSELGDRFDCSFHVPVAKTAIELLHKAKYPVTLLENLAEDIFIPPRFKRIYVTKKYGVPFLQGSHLAQIRPYDLQYLSEQANKNHIEQCLIKSGYLLITRSGTIGRVMLVTSFHNNWGASEHLLRVVANSDKTYCGYLTAFMMTPYGQNQLTAKIYGAVVDELTEDDTKNIFIPEPPLDIQKEIGDKVVKAFEYKEQANLLEEQTINKLEKILEQD from the coding sequence ATGACTAAGTTAAAACAACAAAGTTTGGAAAATTCTGTTCCTACGACTCGTCATGAGTTATGGGAAAAATTGTTAGCACAAGATTATATTGCTCCTCCTCTTATAACTTCGGTTTCTGCTAATTGGTTATATGAAGGGGATTATCGTTTAGATGGCTGTTTCTATGGCAGTAATGCTCAAACTGCGAAAAGAATTGTCACTGAAAGTATTTATCCAGTGGAAACTTTAGGAGATATTACTCAAGATATTTTTTTTCCTGGTCGTTATAAAAGAATTTATGCTAGAGATAAACAAGCAGGTTATCCCTTTTTGAGTGCTTCCGAAGCTCTACAATTCCGTCCAACTAGCGATCGTTATCTTGCTAAAGATCATCTTCCCAGTAATTCTGAAAAACATTTCATCGAAAAAGATTGGATTTTGATGACTCGTTCAGGTACTGTGGGAAGAGGTGTAATTTCAACTAAAAGACTGGCAAAATATTTTATTAGTGATGATTTAATTCGCATTATCCCGAAAAAGTTTCCTTTAGTGGGCTATCTTTATGCTTTTCTGAGTTCTTGGATTGGACAGGCGTTAGTAACAAAAGATCAATATGGTTCAGCTATAAAACATTTAGAATCCCATCATATTGCTAGTGTACCAGTTCCGATTCTTCCTGAATCTGAGCAAGAGCTTATTCATAATGAAATTCTCCATGTTTATCAGTTACGGGAAAAAGCTAATCAATTATTAGATGAAGCTAATGAGTTGTTGCATCAAGAGTTAGGTTTACCTTATTTTGATGAAAGTTTAGTTCCTTACTTACCTCAACCCCCATATCACCCCTCTCATCGCCCGAAAATGCTCCCTGTAAAATCATTTACGACTAAACTATCAGAATTAGGCGATCGCTTTGATTGTTCTTTTCATGTACCAGTAGCAAAAACGGCAATTGAATTATTACATAAAGCTAAGTATCCAGTTACTTTATTGGAAAATTTAGCAGAAGACATTTTTATACCTCCACGATTTAAACGTATCTATGTAACTAAAAAATATGGTGTTCCTTTTTTACAAGGTTCTCATTTGGCACAGATTAGACCATATGATCTTCAATATCTATCTGAACAAGCAAATAAAAACCATATTGAACAATGTTTAATAAAATCAGGTTATTTGCTCATAACTCGCTCAGGTACGATTGGGCGTGTGATGCTAGTAACATCATTTCACAATAACTGGGGTGCTTCTGAACATTTATTAAGAGTTGTAGCAAATTCTGATAAAACCTATTGCGGTTATTTAACAGCATTTATGATGACACCTTACGGACAAAATCAATTAACAGCAAAAATTTATGGTGCAGTGGTTGATGAATTAACAGAAGATGATACTAAAAATATTTTTATTCCTGAACCCCCATTAGATATTCAAAAAGAAATAGGAGACAAGGTAGTTAAAGCATTTGAATATAAAGAACAAGCAAATTTATTAGAGGAACAAACAATCAATAAATTAGAGAAAATATTAGAACAAGATTAA
- a CDS encoding ATP-binding protein → MDFNQLSILIQQLIALPKETEWVEFKYNNENPETIGEYISALSNSATLHNQNTAYLVWGIKDDSHEIIGTKFKPKQAKKGSEELENWLLRNLSPRVNFKIYEFIFQDKNLVLFEIPCANNQPVSFHDIEYIRVGSYKKKLKEYPEKEKELWNLFSFQTFEKRIALENITADEVLAKINYPSYFELTEQNLPDNKQGILQRLADEKLINIKPSNYFDITNFGAILFAKKLSDFDRLSRKAMRVIIYKDKSRIYTQREKLFDKGYAVSYEEIINFINDQLPENEEIGQALRQNIKMYPEIAIRELVANAMIHQDFNMTGVSSTVEIFSDRIEIRNPGEPLVDTMRFIDTPPQSRNEDLAAFMRRIHICEERGSGIDKVIDAVEFCQLPAPEFNVNNQHTEAILFSYRELKDMDKSDRIRACYQHACLRFVCREQMTNESLRKRFAIEDKNYSMASRIISDTIEEGLIKPYDPENKSKKHAKYIPCWA, encoded by the coding sequence ATGGATTTCAATCAATTGTCAATTTTAATTCAACAACTTATTGCACTGCCAAAGGAAACTGAATGGGTAGAATTTAAGTATAATAATGAAAATCCAGAAACTATTGGTGAGTATATTTCTGCGTTATCAAATTCGGCTACTTTACATAATCAAAATACAGCATATCTTGTGTGGGGAATCAAAGATGATAGTCATGAAATAATAGGAACTAAATTCAAACCTAAACAAGCAAAAAAAGGAAGTGAAGAATTAGAAAATTGGTTATTAAGAAACCTATCTCCAAGAGTAAATTTTAAAATTTATGAATTTATTTTTCAAGATAAAAACTTAGTTTTATTTGAAATTCCTTGTGCTAATAATCAACCAGTAAGTTTCCACGATATAGAATATATTAGAGTTGGCAGTTATAAAAAGAAACTCAAAGAGTACCCTGAAAAGGAAAAAGAATTATGGAATTTATTTTCATTTCAAACTTTTGAAAAAAGAATAGCCTTAGAAAATATAACAGCAGATGAAGTTTTAGCAAAAATTAATTATCCGAGTTATTTTGAGTTAACTGAACAAAATCTTCCTGACAATAAACAGGGTATTTTACAACGTTTAGCTGATGAAAAATTAATCAATATTAAACCTAGTAATTATTTCGATATAACCAATTTTGGAGCAATTCTCTTTGCTAAAAAATTAAGTGATTTTGATAGGTTAAGTAGAAAAGCAATGAGAGTTATTATTTATAAAGATAAAAGTCGAATTTATACTCAAAGAGAAAAATTATTTGATAAAGGATATGCTGTTAGTTATGAAGAAATTATCAATTTTATTAATGATCAATTACCAGAAAATGAAGAAATTGGTCAAGCATTAAGACAAAATATAAAAATGTATCCTGAAATTGCCATTAGAGAATTAGTTGCTAATGCTATGATTCATCAGGATTTTAATATGACAGGTGTAAGCTCTACTGTAGAAATATTTTCTGACAGAATAGAAATTAGAAATCCAGGTGAACCATTAGTTGATACGATGCGGTTTATTGATACCCCTCCTCAATCTCGTAATGAAGATTTAGCCGCATTTATGAGAAGGATTCATATTTGTGAAGAGCGTGGTAGTGGTATTGATAAAGTAATCGATGCCGTTGAGTTTTGCCAATTACCAGCCCCTGAGTTTAACGTTAATAATCAACATACAGAAGCTATTTTGTTTTCTTATCGAGAATTGAAAGATATGGATAAGAGCGATCGTATTAGAGCTTGTTACCAACACGCTTGTTTACGTTTCGTTTGTAGAGAACAAATGACCAATGAATCTCTGCGAAAAAGATTTGCTATTGAAGATAAAAATTATTCTATGGCTTCCCGAATTATTTCCGATACAATTGAAGAAGGATTAATCAAGCCTTATGATCCTGAAAATAAATCAAAGAAACACGCCAAATATATACCCTGTTGGGCTTAA
- a CDS encoding TniQ family protein: MLTACSSACAPARWEKFRFNPPPSPEQLEKLSAIVQVEVETLQTMFPSAPMKMTPIRICSACYGEKPYHKMEWQYKEIYKCDRHQLKLLSECPNCGARFKFPALWVDGWCHRCFTPFAEMSRKVIKNKIEG; this comes from the coding sequence ATGCTTACTGCTTGCAGCAGCGCTTGCGCTCCCGCCCGTTGGGAAAAATTCCGTTTTAATCCTCCTCCTTCCCCTGAACAGTTGGAAAAATTAAGTGCGATCGTACAAGTAGAAGTAGAAACCTTACAAACAATGTTTCCTTCCGCCCCTATGAAAATGACTCCTATTCGTATTTGTTCTGCTTGTTATGGGGAAAAGCCCTATCATAAGATGGAATGGCAGTATAAGGAGATTTACAAGTGCGATCGACATCAACTGAAACTTTTATCAGAATGTCCCAATTGTGGGGCAAGGTTTAAGTTTCCTGCTTTATGGGTTGATGGTTGGTGTCATAGATGTTTTACTCCTTTTGCGGAGATGAGTAGAAAGGTAATAAAAAATAAAATTGAAGGTTAA
- a CDS encoding TniB family NTP-binding protein has translation MSLEQVATLHEWLESKRQSKQSCRIVGESRTGKTIACNSYRLRHKPKQEVGKPPQVPVIYVQVPQECGAKDLFQAIIEHLKYQMTKGTVSEIRKRTMTVLQRCGVEMIILDEADRCKPKTFAEIRDIFDHLNIAIVLVGTDRLDAVMKKDEQVYNRFRACYRFGKLSGEDFVRTVNIWEKQVLKLPVASNLTNKKMLKLIGEATSGYIGIMDMVLREAAIRSLKKGLNKIDYDTLKEVVQEYK, from the coding sequence GTGAGTTTAGAACAAGTTGCCACTCTCCATGAATGGCTTGAAAGTAAACGTCAATCAAAGCAATCTTGTCGGATTGTGGGAGAATCTCGTACAGGAAAAACCATCGCCTGTAATTCTTATCGTTTAAGACATAAACCAAAGCAAGAAGTTGGAAAACCGCCTCAAGTACCTGTGATTTACGTGCAAGTCCCTCAAGAGTGTGGAGCAAAGGATTTGTTTCAAGCAATCATTGAACACTTAAAGTATCAAATGACGAAGGGTACGGTGTCAGAAATCAGAAAAAGAACCATGACAGTATTGCAAAGATGCGGTGTGGAGATGATTATTTTAGATGAAGCGGATCGCTGTAAACCAAAGACTTTTGCGGAAATTCGGGATATTTTTGATCATCTTAATATCGCTATTGTACTTGTAGGAACAGATCGTTTGGATGCAGTTATGAAGAAGGATGAGCAGGTATATAATCGTTTTCGTGCTTGTTATCGTTTTGGAAAGTTGTCAGGGGAAGATTTTGTTCGTACTGTGAATATTTGGGAAAAGCAGGTGTTGAAGTTACCTGTAGCTTCTAACTTAACAAATAAAAAAATGTTGAAGCTAATTGGGGAGGCAACGAGCGGCTATATCGGCATTATGGATATGGTTTTGCGTGAGGCGGCAATTCGTTCCCTCAAGAAAGGACTTAACAAGATTGATTATGACACTTTAAAAGAAGTTGTACAGGAGTATAAGTAA
- a CDS encoding DUF2330 domain-containing protein, whose translation MKKILTLISLLLIIFLCFPSSVLAFCGFYVAKADSKLYNQASQVIIARNGDRTVLTMANDYQGNVKDFALVVPVPVPIKEDQVNVGNPKIIERLDAFSAPRLVEYFDNDPCQPVYLMDNMPSAAETTRSGRSQMQKNETFGVTVESKFTVGEYDIVILSAKESDGLEKWLISNGYNIPKGAKELLQPYIRQKMKFFVAKVNLTELSKSDYQSLRPLMIAYESPKFMLPIRLGMVNSKQAQDLIVYLLSGEGQTELTNYRTVKIPSNVDIPEFVEKQFADFYKSMFTRSYEKEGKKVAFLEYAWNMGNCDPCSAEPLNPDELKQAGVFWYNPRGFNNLFITRLHIRYDRTHFPEDLKFQNTSNQQLFQGRYVIRHPYREKITCDAGQEYHKQTRERQEKEAQTLANLTGWDLTKIKQQINFIKPENASLPWWRKLWDN comes from the coding sequence ATGAAAAAAATACTAACCTTAATTAGCTTATTATTAATTATATTCCTCTGTTTTCCATCTTCAGTTTTAGCTTTTTGTGGTTTTTATGTGGCTAAAGCAGACAGTAAACTTTACAATCAGGCATCTCAAGTTATTATAGCCCGAAATGGCGATCGCACTGTTTTAACAATGGCGAATGACTATCAAGGAAATGTGAAAGATTTTGCCTTAGTTGTACCAGTGCCAGTACCCATTAAAGAAGATCAAGTCAATGTTGGCAACCCCAAAATTATTGAGCGTTTAGACGCATTTAGTGCCCCCAGATTAGTTGAATATTTTGATAATGATCCTTGTCAGCCTGTGTATTTGATGGATAATATGCCCAGCGCCGCCGAAACTACCAGAAGCGGAAGAAGTCAGATGCAGAAAAACGAGACATTTGGAGTGACGGTAGAAAGTAAATTCACGGTGGGAGAATACGATATTGTTATTTTAAGTGCCAAAGAATCAGACGGACTAGAAAAATGGTTAATTAGCAACGGTTATAACATTCCAAAGGGAGCAAAGGAATTATTACAACCCTATATCCGTCAAAAGATGAAATTTTTTGTAGCAAAAGTAAATCTGACGGAATTATCTAAGTCTGACTATCAGTCTTTACGCCCGTTGATGATTGCCTATGAGTCTCCAAAATTTATGTTACCCATTCGCTTGGGGATGGTGAATAGTAAACAGGCACAGGATTTAATTGTTTATTTACTCTCAGGAGAAGGGCAAACCGAGTTAACTAATTATCGCACGGTGAAAATACCTTCTAATGTGGATATACCTGAATTTGTAGAAAAACAGTTTGCTGATTTCTATAAGTCTATGTTTACCCGTAGTTATGAAAAAGAAGGTAAAAAGGTAGCTTTTTTAGAGTATGCTTGGAATATGGGTAACTGTGATCCTTGTTCGGCTGAACCCCTTAACCCGGATGAGTTAAAACAAGCAGGAGTATTTTGGTATAATCCGAGGGGGTTTAATAATCTATTTATTACTAGACTACATATAAGATACGATCGCACCCATTTTCCCGAAGATTTAAAATTTCAAAACACATCCAATCAACAACTATTTCAAGGGCGTTATGTAATTCGTCATCCCTACCGAGAAAAAATTACCTGTGATGCAGGGCAAGAATATCATAAACAAACCAGAGAAAGACAGGAAAAAGAAGCCCAAACTCTTGCTAATCTTACAGGTTGGGATTTAACTAAAATCAAACAACAAATAAACTTCATTAAACCTGAAAATGCCTCTTTACCCTGGTGGCGTAAACTTTGGGATAATTAA